From Rubidibacter lacunae KORDI 51-2, one genomic window encodes:
- a CDS encoding cell division protein FtsQ/DivIB has product MNVYVSLPAVRDRRQQRRRQRQQLVLQNFWRLALGCGLVWGLCWGLTLPRWRFDRVEVVVEGNRRLTADTIRERLAAAAEQSLWQVEPQNLERALATTAPVAEATVERRLLPPRVTVTVRERPPVAMTQPVSPEQADTTQTPAAVPGFLDATGIWMPQSSYTDPDRERDAMALSAIGYGEHYRQEWKKLYHQLQESPIAVRSIDWRDPSNLIVHTELGIAHCGPYGRRFPAQLIALSRLRNLPERVDVSQISYIDLRDPDTPAIAFEPTAAEATE; this is encoded by the coding sequence ATGAACGTTTATGTTTCTTTACCAGCAGTTCGCGATCGCCGGCAGCAGCGTCGGCGACAGCGACAGCAGCTCGTGCTCCAAAATTTTTGGCGATTGGCACTAGGCTGTGGGCTTGTCTGGGGGCTGTGCTGGGGGCTAACGCTCCCGCGCTGGCGCTTCGACCGGGTCGAGGTTGTCGTGGAGGGCAACCGCAGGTTGACTGCCGATACCATTCGCGAACGCCTTGCTGCTGCTGCCGAACAGTCGCTGTGGCAGGTCGAGCCGCAAAATCTCGAGCGGGCTCTCGCCACCACCGCTCCCGTTGCCGAAGCCACAGTGGAACGCCGGTTGCTCCCCCCCCGCGTGACCGTGACCGTCCGCGAGCGCCCACCTGTTGCCATGACGCAACCCGTCTCTCCCGAGCAAGCTGATACCACTCAAACACCAGCTGCCGTTCCGGGATTTCTGGATGCAACGGGCATTTGGATGCCCCAAAGCAGTTATACCGATCCCGACCGCGAGCGCGACGCGATGGCCTTGAGCGCGATCGGCTACGGCGAACACTACCGTCAAGAGTGGAAAAAGCTATACCACCAACTTCAGGAATCCCCGATTGCCGTTCGCTCGATCGACTGGCGCGACCCAAGCAATTTGATCGTTCATACCGAACTAGGCATCGCTCATTGTGGACCCTACGGCCGCCGCTTCCCTGCCCAACTAATTGCCCTCTCCCGGCTGCGAAATTTGCCCGAGCGCGTCGATGTCTCCCAAATTTCATACATCGACCTGCGCGATCCGGACACTCCAGCAATTGCCTTTGAACCCACAGCAGCTGAGGCGACCGAGTAG
- the ctpC gene encoding carboxyl-terminal processing protease CtpC, with amino-acid sequence MVLPKRGLVLGATAAMLTTVAITGAGLQLSQSQAFFSESPKELVDEVWQIINRQYLDATFNQVDWRAVRNEYLDMSYDSKEDAYDAIQEMLDKLEDPYTRFLKPEEFETLQIDTSGELLGIGIQIALDEETGDITVVAPIEDTPAFEAGLLAKDTIVEIDGQSTEGMEINDAVSLIRGKPGTSVGIVIRRGTRELEFEIERARIEIHPVRARIEPTESGNIGYIRLTQFSANAVDEMREAIQDFEKQDVAGYVLDLRSNPGGLLYSSIEIARMWLEEGTIVSTVDRRGEVDRQRANYRSLTDAPLVILIDGGSASASEILSGALQDNDRASLVGTQTFGKGLVQSVRSLGDGSGLTVTIAKYLTPSGRDINEEGIEPDSIVELEDSQREALQQDRSQIGTLKDPQFVEALDILLETIASADSAPGDA; translated from the coding sequence ATGGTGCTCCCTAAACGCGGATTAGTTCTCGGCGCAACTGCAGCAATGCTGACGACCGTAGCGATCACTGGTGCCGGGTTGCAGCTTTCCCAAAGCCAAGCCTTCTTTAGCGAAAGTCCTAAAGAATTGGTCGATGAAGTGTGGCAAATTATCAACCGACAGTACCTTGATGCCACCTTTAATCAGGTCGACTGGCGCGCGGTGCGTAACGAATATTTAGATATGTCTTACGACAGTAAAGAAGATGCCTACGATGCTATCCAAGAAATGCTGGATAAGCTCGAGGATCCTTATACGCGTTTTCTTAAGCCCGAGGAATTTGAAACCCTGCAAATTGACACCTCAGGAGAGCTACTAGGAATAGGTATTCAGATTGCTCTTGATGAAGAAACAGGGGACATCACGGTTGTCGCTCCAATTGAGGATACCCCGGCATTTGAGGCTGGATTGCTGGCTAAAGACACGATCGTGGAGATCGACGGTCAAAGCACTGAAGGCATGGAAATCAACGATGCTGTCAGCCTGATTCGCGGAAAACCAGGAACATCGGTCGGGATTGTTATCCGCCGTGGCACGCGCGAGCTAGAGTTTGAAATCGAGCGCGCCCGCATCGAGATTCACCCCGTCCGCGCCCGGATCGAGCCGACGGAAAGTGGCAACATCGGGTACATTCGCCTGACGCAATTCAGTGCCAATGCCGTCGATGAAATGCGCGAGGCGATCCAAGACTTCGAAAAGCAAGATGTTGCGGGTTACGTGCTCGATTTGCGCTCTAACCCCGGTGGCTTGCTCTACTCCAGCATCGAGATCGCGCGCATGTGGCTTGAAGAGGGCACGATCGTCTCGACGGTCGATCGCCGAGGTGAGGTCGATCGCCAGCGAGCAAATTACCGCTCGTTAACCGACGCGCCATTGGTCATTCTGATCGATGGCGGCTCGGCCAGTGCCAGCGAGATCCTTTCAGGTGCACTACAGGATAACGATCGCGCTTCGTTGGTTGGCACTCAAACCTTTGGGAAAGGTCTGGTGCAGTCGGTGCGCAGCCTTGGCGACGGCTCGGGCTTGACCGTAACGATCGCCAAGTACCTCACGCCTTCCGGTCGCGACATTAACGAAGAGGGCATCGAACCAGATTCGATCGTCGAGCTCGAAGATAGCCAGCGCGAAGCCCTGCAGCAGGACCGCTCGCAAATTGGTACTCTGAAAGACCCTCAGTTCGTTGAAGCACTGGACATTCTGCTCGAGACCATTGCCAGTGCGGATAGCGCTCCCGGTGATGCGTAA
- a CDS encoding phosphoribulokinase, whose protein sequence is MVQRRIILGIVGDSAAGKTTLTRGIAQILGEDRVTVICTDDYHRYNRKQRAELGITALDPGCNYLDIMQQHLTQLRTGQPILKPIYNHNTGDFDPPEYIKPCQFVIVEGLLGYSTRGARDAYDVKVYLAPPEELRRKWKIKRDMRKRGYTEDQVVAALDKREPDSEQFIRPQRQWADLVVSFYPPQARSEETGGHLNVRLVLRPTIQHPDLVSLFDIESSSHAAPDSSMRLGLDRDMGKPVDVLEIDGDATREEVLRMEHTLCSEVPDLASVCSIDSSEVDIGQVVGTTGETLQSYPLALTQLLITYHMLKASSLFQ, encoded by the coding sequence ATGGTTCAGCGTCGAATCATCCTCGGCATTGTCGGCGACAGCGCAGCTGGCAAGACCACACTCACCCGCGGGATTGCACAGATTCTTGGTGAAGATCGCGTCACGGTCATTTGCACGGACGACTACCATCGATACAACCGCAAGCAGCGGGCAGAATTAGGGATCACCGCCCTCGATCCCGGTTGCAACTACCTCGACATCATGCAGCAGCACCTGACCCAGTTGCGCACGGGGCAGCCAATTCTCAAGCCGATTTACAACCACAACACCGGGGATTTCGACCCGCCCGAGTACATTAAGCCCTGCCAATTCGTGATCGTCGAGGGTTTACTCGGTTACTCTACGCGCGGGGCTCGCGATGCTTACGACGTGAAGGTATACCTCGCACCGCCGGAAGAGCTGCGTCGCAAGTGGAAGATCAAGCGCGACATGCGCAAGCGCGGATACACAGAAGATCAAGTCGTCGCTGCCTTGGATAAGCGCGAGCCCGACTCCGAGCAGTTTATTCGCCCGCAGCGTCAGTGGGCGGATTTGGTCGTCTCGTTCTATCCACCGCAAGCGCGTTCGGAAGAAACCGGCGGTCACCTGAACGTCCGTTTAGTATTGCGCCCGACGATCCAGCACCCCGACCTTGTGAGCCTCTTCGACATCGAGAGCAGCAGCCATGCCGCCCCGGACTCCTCTATGCGACTGGGCTTAGACCGCGACATGGGCAAGCCTGTGGATGTGTTGGAGATCGACGGCGATGCGACCCGGGAAGAGGTGTTGCGTATGGAGCACACCTTGTGCTCGGAGGTTCCAGATTTAGCTAGCGTTTGCAGTATCGATAGTAGTGAAGTCGACATCGGGCAAGTGGTCGGGACGACGGGGGAAACCTTGCAAAGCTATCCGCTCGCTCTGACGCAGCTGCTGATTACCTACCACATGCTGAAAGCGTCATCGCTTTTTCAGTAG
- a CDS encoding dienelactone hydrolase family protein — protein MKPRFIRRTILPFCFAIAWCLVLFSSNFDSKGSTALSMAYVHADDRPIATAIAQVPPAVPVRTETVQYATVNGKSVSGFLARPEAVTGPLPGIIAIHEWWGLNDNIRAIASRLAGEGYAVLAVDLYNGESAETPDGARALSSSVQDNPDSARDNLRQAYAYLEGSGSLTVGTVGWCFGGAWSLQTALMFPDRVDATVIYYGRLVTDADALVPLQMPILGLFGELDQGIPPSTVREFEAALQAAGKDAQIVIYENAGHAFANPSGTRYQREAAEDAWERTTTFFAEHLK, from the coding sequence ATGAAACCGAGATTTATCCGGAGAACCATCCTGCCGTTTTGCTTTGCGATCGCCTGGTGCCTTGTTCTGTTTTCCAGCAACTTTGATAGCAAAGGCTCGACAGCTCTCTCCATGGCTTATGTCCATGCCGACGATCGCCCCATTGCCACCGCAATCGCCCAGGTCCCCCCGGCGGTCCCCGTCCGCACCGAAACCGTCCAATATGCCACCGTTAACGGTAAATCAGTTTCTGGCTTCCTTGCCCGTCCTGAAGCGGTTACCGGACCACTGCCTGGGATTATTGCCATCCACGAGTGGTGGGGGTTGAACGATAACATCCGCGCGATCGCCAGCCGCTTGGCTGGAGAAGGTTACGCCGTGCTGGCGGTGGACCTCTACAACGGCGAGAGCGCCGAGACACCAGATGGAGCTCGCGCTCTCAGTAGTAGCGTGCAAGATAACCCAGACTCCGCTCGCGACAACTTGCGGCAGGCTTACGCTTATCTCGAGGGCAGCGGCTCGCTGACGGTCGGAACGGTCGGTTGGTGTTTCGGCGGCGCTTGGTCCTTACAAACGGCACTTATGTTTCCGGACCGTGTTGATGCAACGGTTATTTATTATGGTCGCTTGGTGACCGATGCTGACGCGCTTGTACCGCTGCAGATGCCGATTCTCGGTTTGTTCGGCGAACTCGACCAGGGCATTCCACCCAGCACCGTTCGCGAATTTGAAGCAGCCTTGCAGGCAGCCGGCAAAGACGCCCAGATCGTCATTTACGAGAATGCCGGTCACGCCTTTGCCAACCCGTCGGGCACGCGCTACCAACGCGAGG